Proteins encoded in a region of the Zea mays cultivar B73 chromosome 2, Zm-B73-REFERENCE-NAM-5.0, whole genome shotgun sequence genome:
- the LOC103648905 gene encoding uncharacterized protein: MAARSPNVRLQKAIDRKNQSSMLKCPHSAPPKRQRARFARLSAETEAAGKAPAEPKPRVKRICAMRASPIRTKTARVECPSERKKALTTPRSKAVRPRQELFHSVKHQKESLAAASRKGTVVKSLFMSTTPKKEPVQTPAADKSKGAVFEVCSKLRKLNLACWEVPSRYMSQPQPKNMKTAKKSEETTVAKSEKRELESKTNSKKKILGRSVKRANAGPDGENRNGCSTAVDENSLADTAGSHQERKVVLQELRIEVDASRCGNSDDNKENVSSAPSEEELDNSSHYGSEIRLLENNDNVPLKENVALKVAKLQKKVHQEQARKLKKTTNPREYYDPNRSMLELVFAPADEWIGRSDTEIIDATMEELAKLFPDEIAADQSNVVENIARKNGINKSELLDREADDLAVRIALGETHVIAETKKFLSRYDVKPGNAILAEDKHLPM, encoded by the exons ATGGCGGCGAGAAGCCCCAACGTGAGGCTACAGAAGGCTATCGACAGGAAGAACCAGAG CTCGATGCTGAAATGCCCGCACTCTGCGCCACCGAAGCGTCAGAGAGCTCGGTTCGCGAGGCTGAGCGCAGAGACTGAGGCCGCGGGGAAGGCACCGGCGGAGCCCAAGCCAAGGGTCAAGCGGATCTGCGCAATGCGAGCATCCCCAATTCGCACCAAGACAGCGAGGGTCGAATGTCCCAGCGAGAGGAAGAAGGCACTGACCACGCCGCGGAGCAAGGCCGTTCGGCCGAGGCAGGAGCTGTTCCACAGCGTGAAGCACCAGAAGGAGTCGTTGGCCGCTGCATCTAGGAAAGGGACGGTCGTCAAGTCTCTGTTCATGAGCACGACGCCAAAAAAGGAACCGGTCCAGACGCCAGCGGCAGACAAGAGCAAGGGGGCGGTGTTCGAGGTATGTTCAAAGCTGAGGAAGCTGAACTTGGCGTGCTGGGAGGTGCCGAGCAGGTACATGTCTCAGCCTCAGCCGAAGAATATGAAGACTGCCAAGAAGAGTGAAGAGACCACGGTGGCCAAGAGCGAGAAGCGGGAGCTGGAATCCAAGACCAATTCCAAGAAGAAAATTTTAGGACGCTCAGTGAAGCGTGCTAATGCCGGACCTGATGGAGAGAACCGAAATGGTTGCAGCACTGCTGTAGACGAGAACTCACTTGCAGACACTGCTGGCTCCCATCAGGAAAGGAAGGTTGTGCTGCAGGAATTGAGAATCGAGGTGGATGCATCGCGATGTGGCAATTCAGATGACAACAAGGAGAATGTGTCCAGTGCTCCGAGTGAAGAAGAATTGGACAATTCATCACATTATGGAAGTGAAATCAGACTGTTGGAGAACAATGATAATGTTCCTCTGAAGGAGAATGTTGCTCTGAAG GTGGCCAAATTGCAGAAAAAAGTGCATCAAGAGCAGGCAAGAAAGCTCAAGAAAACCACCAATCCTAGG GAATACTACGACCCAAACCGTTCAATGCTGGAGTTGGTCTTTGCTCCTGCAGACGAATGGATTGGTCGAAGTGACACTGAAATCATCGATGCAACTATGGAAGAGCTAGCCAAGTTATTTCCTGATGAAATTGCTGCTGATCAGAGTAAT GTTGTTGAAAACATTGCAAGGAAGAATGGTATCAATAAGAGTGAGTTACTTGATAGAGAAGCAGATGATCTTGCTGTTCGTATTGCTCTTGGTGAGACACACGTCATTGCAGAGACTAAGAAATTTCTATCAAG GTATGATGTGAAGCCGGGCAATGCCATTCTTGCTGAGGACAAGCATTTGCCAATGTAA